The Silene latifolia isolate original U9 population chromosome X, ASM4854445v1, whole genome shotgun sequence genome contains the following window.
ATTGAAACcccatttatttttatataaagaaAAATACCAAAGTTTAAAAAGAAAACTTATACAAGAATTATACAACATTTTAataatgtaaaaataaaaaagtaacatcaaaattaaacaaaaaatacCAGCATAATATATAAAACCCCATTTATTTTGATTTAAAGGAAGTAACAATTTTTAccaatttttaaaaattaaaaataaaaataacagcATACATGCAATGAAAATATCaaataattgataaaaaaaatggaaaacAGTATAAATTAATATACCTATTGGAGGGAAATCCCCGATGATTTAATTTTAAACCGAATAAGAAGACTTCAAAATAATTGAGATTGGAAGTTGTAGAACAAGAGGATGAGCTAAGTTatcaaaatattatttaaaaaaatttgGAGATGGAGAACAATGTTAATAGAAATCCTATTATTAAGTAGATCCACAAATGAACAAGAAATTTTTTCTAGGTAGGATGAGGATGAGGGAGAGTGACAAGTAAGATGATAATTTTTTGAGTGAGAGTAAGGGTAGAGGATGACAGAGAGTGTCAAAGACAAGGAGTGGCGGCGGTGTCGTCAAATATGTGAGTTTGAGAGTGGGAGGAGGGTGAGAGTTAGGGTTAATACGTAGGGTGAGCTTGAGTTTGGGCTTTGGGGTGTATAAATGTGAATATACATGTTTTAAACTTGTTAAACGGTTTAGATACAATATAAAAGAAAAAAGCATAATGTATGAGTATTATCAAACAATTTGTCTTATCTTTGCATATAAAATGCTATTTGCCCAATTTTAATTTAAAACGGATATGTCCGTCGTAAGAGAAACCGACTGGGTTAGGTTTGATGTCCATTTTTCGGGCTTTATAGCTATGGCGGTTTGTTTTATCAAGGTTGAGATAGCATTGTGTTATTTTCAATTTCCATCCCATCTATGTTAAGTGTATAATATTTCTCTATATTCCCTTTATACTGGTCTAAGTGTAATATTAAAATAATGTtaatgtcataaaataaatacacatTTAAATGAGtttttaaattaatttatcaAACTACTTAAATACTTTTTATAAAAATATACTTATATAGCATATACTATTTTTTTGTTTGCGTTTTCTTTGAAATAGTTGAAACAGTTTAACAACCTAGACCCATAGATATGTTAAAATCTACATTAAAATTGTGAATAATATATATTGTATACCAGATTTTTGAAGGTAAACCCGTGCATTTTTGCACAGGAGTAAAACTAGTGTGATTGTAAAACATAGTGTATGAAGAGAATTATGGAAACTGGTGATGAGTGAAAGTTATTTTGCAATTAAACTGGATGATATTGTGTAATGGTTGAGATTAGAAATTGTAAGGATAGTATCAGGTTTAATATTATCAGATAACgccttatttaaattatatagcACTAACTGATGGAAAAAAGGATCGCCTATCACACTGGATTTTGAGCCCTATTAAAAACATATTTGTGTAAATCCGTTCAACAAGTATTATTGTTAAACCACCAACTATTTTACTTAATTACCTTTACAATTTTACAAAAATGGTTAACAATTACTTTATGTAGCTATTTAGGTCAATATGACAGACTTAAAAATCAATAATAAAGAATCAAACTCTCACTTTGTCAAAAAAAATGGGAAAAATGTAAAAGATATATTCATTGATAATTGGTGCATTCTTCCAATACACATGTAATATCTTTGATCAAAACTAATGCCTTAATAACACATTATTCGTGGTATAAGAAGCATTTGTGAAAGTATACCTTTTGTATTGAGATGTTCTTATTCTTTTGTACAGAGAAAAAAAGATGATCAGTTACGAACGGCTTAGTCTCATACCTTTTTATTAGATACAACTATACGAGGCACGATACGTCCATTGCCGCATTAATTAGTCACGAACAAATTTTAATTGTTTGCCACATAACTATCTTTTGCGTAATAAAAGGTGACAGTGACTCGAAATTTTACATATTGTATGTCTTACATGCTCGCTATATTTCTTATTGATATTATAAATGTTAGCAATTTGAATACATTTCTTGTAATGATATTAAGGTGCATAGAATCACGAAGATTATGGAGAAATTAGTTTACCGTAGTTTTTCCATAACATTGTGTCATTCTTTAGTGTTACTAAAACTTTTAATTGGATTTAGGCCTaattaacaatgaaatgtaaTATGCTGAATTAATATGAAACACTCATAAATCTACATTTAAGGAGAAGAATGAAAATTTAGCTGTTAAAAAGAAAAATATGCTATTCTTGCATTTTGTGATACTAGTATTTGCTTTACAAAAAAACTAGGCTGTCCAAATATAGCATCAACAATTTGAGTTGCGAAATTGCTGCATCTTTTCTTCACCTAAATTCATCTCTTATTATGTTGTCAATGTCCTATGAACAAAATTGTTGTCATATCCTATATTACAACCAGCCTTACCCTTGTATTGGCAACTCTCGTCTCCCAAATTTTTAAGAGAATTTAATGTTTATATCCTGCTGTTTGATGGTGTTTTTTGTGGCACAGTCCCATTaaatttatattatttttttgtaTAATATATAGTTTTAATGGGCCTTCATACTCGCCATGAATCCCACCCTCTTCCATCTTCATCCCGTCACGTAGGGACGACGTCATGCATTACAAGCATGAACATGTCATCCTTGCTATCGCCACGAGCAAGTGCATCTCCTCAATGTCCTGCTGAGTTAGAGCCAGATCCGGATTTGTCGTGGCCGTTTGGGAAGCTAGACGGGGTTGACAAGCATGACATTAGAGAGACCGCGTATGAGGTGTTCTTTACTTCATGTCGATCCTCCCCTGGTTTTGGTGGAAGAAACGCTTTGGCATTTTATTCTTCACATgatcatcataataataatggagataacaataataatggtCCTACCTCGCCCGGATCTCCAGGGTCAGGGCGAGGGACTGGTGTCGGGATGGTGACAAATAGTAGGATTAAAAGAGCTTTGGGGTTGAGGACTTTAAAGCGAGTCCCGTCTAGAAGGTCTTCCCTTGGTGGGGGTGTGGGATTAGGGTCGTCATCGTCTAACACGGGGGGTGGACCTTCATCACCTAATTCAAATTACGGGCATGCATTCGGGCATATTGGACACTCGCACGGCGGGGGAAGCCCCGGTATTTCTTTCACCGTACCTAGCCGTACTGCCCGCCGGCCACTAACTTCAGCAGAAATTATGAGGGTGCAGATGAGGGTGACAGAGCCGAGTGATAATAGACTTCGCAAGACGCTTATGAGAACTCTTGTTGGACAAGTACGTGCGTCTATATTCATGCACTTTGGCCATTTATATTATCTCTTTTTCATGTTTTCTCTCTGCTTCTGCATGGATTTTTTTATTCTTGTTAGCACAATTTGGCAAATGTTTTCTAAAAGTCGTGTGTAATTCTAAAATCATCTTCATGTTTCAGATGGGCAGACGAGCAGAGACGATAATCTTGCCTCTTGAGCTTCTCCGTCACCTTAAACCATCTGAATTCCGTGACCATGCTGAGTACCACTTCTGGCAAAAGCGGCAGCTAAAGATCCTCGAAACCGGTTTAATTCTTAACCCATCAATCCCACTTGAGCAACCAAACATTTCAGTTAACAAGCTAAGGGATATTATGAGGGCGAATGAAGACAAACCTATCGACACTAGCAAAAATTCCGATACAATGAAGCAACTTTGCAACTGCATCCTCTCACTTGCTTGGCGTGGGGCCAATGGCAATGCCACTGATGTTTGCCATTGGGCAGATGGATATCCTTTAAACTTACACCTTTATGTGGCCTTGCTTCAATCCATTTTTGACCATAAGGATGAAACCGCGGTTTTAGATGAGGTAGATGAGCTTATGGAACTAATGAAAAAAACGTGGACTACTCTCGGAATCAATAGGTCAATCCACAATGTGTGCTTTATATATGTCTTATTCCAGCAATATGTTCTCACAGGGCAGACAGAGCAAGACCTTTTATGCGCCACCTTGACTTTACTAGTCGAGGTGGCGATTGATGCTAAAAGATCAAGTGAGCGTGACTCGATCTATGTTAAGACTTTGGCTTCAGTATTGAGCTCAATCATTGGTTGGTCTGAAAAGAAAATGTTGAGTTACCATGACGCATTTCCCAAGGGTAACATCGGGATAATGGAAAATTTACTTCCTTTGGTCTTACAAGCAAGGAAGATATTGGACGAGGACGTCTCTGCCACTATTGCGGCTAGACAAGATGAAGGAGAAGAGAAGACAAATACCCTCGAACCAAGTGGTGATAGGGTTGAGTTTTACATTCGTTCCTCTGTACGGACTGCATTCACAAAGGTAAGTAATGTTTGAAATCAAGAGCACATTACCAAATAAGGATTTTGGTAGAAAATATTAGTTAGGTTAAATGGTAATAATATCCTCGAGACGTAGTGAACATAGAAAAGTAGGATATATGTATAATTTACAATGTGTCTTCTATGAGTGTGATGGATTCATATGCGTGGCCAACAATATTAATCCTACCACTTATAAGAATTCCTGATATATGTATAGGTCTAACATAACATGACATGGTTCAGATGGCAGAAAGTATGAACATAGCCAGTATGCAACTCGAAGGAGAAAAAGAGGTGAGTGAAGCCCTTATAGTTCTAGCACAAGGCACAGAAGAATTGGCTGCAAAAGAGAAAGAAAGTTATAGCAACACCTTAAAGAGGTGGCACTCAGTATCAGCCGCAATTGCATCTGTTACATTACACAGTTGTTATGGAGCCGTGTTGCAGCGATATTTGACCGGAATTTCCATGTTGTCGACTGAGACCATTAATGTTCTCTATAGAGCCGGAAGGCTCGAGAAGATTTTAGTGCAAATGATTGTTGAGGATACTGTTGAATGTGAAGATGGAGGCAAATCAATTGTTAGAGAAATGGTACCTTATGAAGTTGACTCTGTCATCATAAGGCTTTTAAGGAAGTGGATTGAGGAGAGGCTAAGAAAGGGTAAAGATTGTGTTCAAAGAGCTAAAGAAACTGAAGTAAGTCATACTTGTGCTTAACAGTTACCACTATGTAGTTTTAAAATTTCACTTTGATAATGTGTCGCGGATTTTAAATTTGTTACTACGTATCAATATAATTACAGACATGGAACCCCAAGTCAAAAGCAGAACCATTTGCACATTCTGCCGTGGAGCTTATGAAGATAGCTAAACAAACAATTGATGACTTCTTTGAGATTCCTATAGGACTGTCGGACGATTTAGTCCAAAATCTCGCTGATGGTCTAGAGCGTGTCATCCGAGAATATTCTAGCTTTGTGGCCTCATGTGGTAAGCTCTATTGCACCGTTCATGATCATATTGAACAATATGACTTCAATTCTTAACTAATTGGAAGTCTTGTTTTGCCTTTTAAAACCAGGTACAAAACAAAGCTATGTTCCCACACTCCCCCCTTTAACAAGATGCAGCCGAGATTCGAAGTTTGCAAAACTTTGGAAAAGAGCTGGTTGCAATGTTGGCATGAACGACTTGCACCATTATATGGCAGCTCTTGAAGGGCATCATGCGCGCCCTTCAACAAGTCGTGGGACCCAACGCCTTTACATCCGTCTGAACACCTTACACTACCTCCTCTCTCATCTCAACTCCCTTGACAAAGCCCTCGCCCTCTCCCCACGTGTCAACCCTACCACCCAAAAACGATATCCGAACACTCGCAGGAACCTTGGAACTTCCACCTCCTACTTCGAGTTGGCGCGTGCGTCAATGCAAGGCGCTATCCAGCACGTTGCTGAAGTGTCAGCCTACCGGTTGATCTTCCTAGATTCAAATTCGGTTCTCTACGAAAGCCTTTACGTGTTTAATGTCTCCAACTCAAGGGTTAGACCGGCTCTACGCATCCTTAAGCAAAATCTCACATTATTAGGAGCCATTTTAATTGACCATGCCCAACCACTTGCTGTCAAGGAGGTAATGAAGGCCGCATTTGAAGCCTATCTAATGGTATTGCTAGCAGGAGGGAGTACCAGAACATATTGCAGGTCAGATTTTGATATGCTTTTAGAAGATTTCGAGAGCCTAAAGCGGGTTTTTTGCACGAGCGGGGTAGGGCTTATAGCTGAGGAAGATGTGGAAAAGGAGGCAGAGGTGGTACAAGGGGTAGTACAGTTGATGGGTCAGTCCACCGAGCAGCTCGTTGAGGACTTCAGCATTGTGGCTTGTGAGAAGAGCGGGTTTGGAATGAATGCAGCCGGGAAGAAACTCCCCATGCCGCCCACTACTGGACGTTGGAATCGTTCCGACCCCAATACGATTCTCAGAGTATTATGTCATAGAAATGATAGAGGAGCCAACCTTTTCTTAAAGAGGACATTTCAACTTCCAAAAAGGAGATGACATTATTAGTTCGGATCAAAACCCAAAGCTGGGAAATTAACGTCATTCTTCGACGTCCATGAACGAAGTATAAATATAGAGCCTGTAAACATGTAAGTTATTGCACCACGTTCAAATGTACAAGAGTCTATGTCAGTGTAATATCATAGAATTGATTTAACGTTTACTGTGATTAAGAGGGCACTGTATTTACAATTTTGGTCCTCAagccttttgtttttttttacgtgATTTGTTATTTGGGTGAGAGGTTCAATCTTATCATTGAACACTAGGTTTTCAGAAGTATATGACATGTAGAACATTAGTGATCCACCTTTTTTTGTGCAAAAACTGTAAGTTTTGCTTTGATTTGCCTTAgtgtttttttttcttatattgtATCACCAAAATGTTAAAGGAAAAATTATTTTTTTCCAAATCAATTTACCATCAAAAGCTAAATAGCAACAAGTTACTGCCTACAACTCACAAATTACTCCCTATTAATTTACCATCGAACCAATGATAGTGgtataccaattaaatctaaacaACAATCCAAACTTGTTTACCTGACTTTGAATGTGTCATAAGTGAAATTTTTATATATCTCATGTATACCTATTTAAATAAGAAGGTAGTATTTTTATCACCCAAGTTTTACTGATATCGCCCACGTTATAACttataacataaaatttccaattACGACTCTCCTTATTTCTATCTCATGTCTTGTTACTATTACAATaatcttcaattttcaaaatcaataaatattacggagtattacataattAAAATTATTTCAGTTATGAGCAACGACAATTTACATACGGAAAATGAGAGAATTTAATTAGATTCAATTCGTAACTCAATTAATGGGTTCCCTTCATTTTATTGATTGATGTCCCTAACAATTTATTGGATTCACATTGACTCAAATCAAAACCAATGAAACCGATATACTAGTAAATCTAGATGAGATGCTTGTGAGTTTGTGACTAAACCAAAACCGCACTTGGCTTGGTTAGTGTTTTTCATCTCTTAGACTAAGTCTAACGATTTAAGGTATGCCCATTTTATATGCGGAGTATTTCATATATATACTAGTTTAAACTAGTGCAAAGTTGCACGAGCAAATATAAAACAATTTAAAAAGGTGACTTATAAATTTATTTCAAAATTAATATTTCATCTATGCACTTTAAACATCTTACTTTAGAAAATATTTTAAGCATTTCTATCAATCCTTTTGAACCTAACTTTATCATCTTTTTTACTCAATGACTTTGGCAGTTAATTACACCAATAAAGGTTCCTAAGATAACAAAATTAGTGGAATGCATTAATCATGCATTACAATTAAACCTATTAAAATTTAACTCGACCCTTCCTTAAACCCGAACGTTTGATCCGCTTTACGCTCAAGTCCCCTAAATTATGACATGCAATCCGAACGATCCACAACTCTTAATGACCCATTATTTAAGGGTCAAACCCAACATGTTCGACCTAATGTATTGAAATTAAATTTACGAGTATGTTAAATATCACTaaaacattaataattaattttatttatttttatgaaaatagTAAATTTCTAAGtataaaaaatacaataataaatgttaggcctggaaatccgcagaccttcctgatgaGTATCTCACCTGAACCTGACCGCCAGGTTGTCAGGGtgccaggctatcagggcacatgaagataggcgccaagccatggagaggacaacggtcaaaatatcaggacgatattagaccacaTTCACGTATATTAAAGGAATTAAATGcgcagcattaagtgtgaagattatgcagtaaatacgATAATTAAGAGAGAAATATTCGGTGATTATTactggcaattatggagaatattcttcCTTTAATAccagatcaagcagccgttcagggaagaagactatataaggaacactttgaagatttCAGAAGGCATCTCATATATACGCAGGAAGAAGCATAcgcaatacttagagaaatacaaatattgttattatcatataattattctctcaaattacatagtgaaatcctcttctGGCTTGGTGCGCGtggtttttcccattcaagggttttccacgtacaaaattgtttatcttgttattattgttatttcatttacgtCTTGttattgtaccctgacgacctgaccaacagactacctagagctagttaaccctacacattttcaccctgacctgatttcgccttgcgcaaaatccacacaaaacaattggcgcccaccgtggggcatctagctctttaaatccttttttcttatcttacaaaaactcaaaaatcctttaaaaatggcccaacccactgttgaagaacaattgaacgcagctctccaaaaaatcaCTGAGTTGGCAAGCCTGAAAGAAAAAatggcccaaactgaagcagaaatcctgcaattgaaagaatctgagtcggccctgaagcaaaaattggaaaaaacccaagggacaggctctagattccaaccaggaaccccgttTTCATCAATCATTAGGAACATTGACTTTTCCAGCTTTGGGAGCCTAAGTATTCCTAAAGTCATTAACGtggatggtgatgatgaaccaaaagatgatgataaagagaaacctgatgaatctgcagcagccatcatgatggcagtagttcaggagatcaagaaactcaacgaaaaattcgataagataccagGAGTACCGCCGGCATGGAAGAAGCGCCCCGATAGCTATctttgattcgcctttcatagacgaaatagcaaaagtagacctaccaaaaaagttcacaattccatccatgagggtctatgatggaatcacggatccacaaaatcacgtggctctttacaagcagaagatgttggctgcatctattcccagcgaattcagacaagtttgcatgtgcaagggatttggaacgaccctgactggtcctgccctgcaatggtacatcaacctgccaactggcagcatccattcttttgccaacttgatcaatagtttcaaccagcagtttgcgagtagcagggagttggagaaacgatccagtgacctttaccgagttacacagaagcctgatgaaactctcaggacattccttgcaagattcaacaaagagaaagtgtctatacccaggtgtgacgttggaacagcagtggaggcattcagacaggggttactaccatacaGTGACTTATAcaaatgaactcactaagtatccctgccacaccttcgaggatgttcaggccaagactcttgctttcatcaggctggaagaagataaaagctacaaacttggatcacccagtcgaccaagggatcatgaaaggagcaataggaaaagcaacaaaggGAACAATTATAGACCtcctccatattccaggccagatcagtcagaagtcaacctggcgcatgaatatcaaggtaaggttaaggtttatccacccatctccgaacataacttcagtgttgatattgttgGATTGATCCAGAGACTTGGCAACATGGGAACAACagttagatggcccaggaagtcagaaaatccaaatcccagaagagacaattcaaaatggtgcgaatttcacatggatattggacacacaacggatgattgtttcaccctgaggaaggaagtaACCTACCTACTAAAGTCAGGATACTTGAAAGATCTGATTAAGACAAAAGGCATGAATGCAAGCCAAGATAAAGAAaatcaggagcataagcaggatcgcaacctccctccaccaccaccaatctatgaagtaaaattcatatcttccggttcagagatttgcggcctgacaagttcagcaacaaagaagatagccaggacaccaaggactGTGTCACCCTGCAAACCGGATCttgtcccaacaatcactttcaatgattgtgacctggtgggcatccctgatgttcatcatgatggcctggttatttctatgcagattggaacatccacagtaagaaggatcctggtagatggaggcagctcagtgaacctgatcatgcttgacgtactgaaagccatgaagataaacgaggatcaaatcaccaagaaatttagcgtcctagtaggattcagcggTGAGACTAGGAGCACCTTAgaagaaatccacctcccaacctacgtggaaggagtctcatcctatgagaaatttggagtccttgactgcctgtcatcctagaATGTtatcctgggcagaccctggattcacaatgtcaaggccgtaccatcaatctatcaccagtgcatcaagataccaacagactagGGCATaaccacaatcaaaggggatcacaagacaggccaggaatgctacacaacagccttgaagccttccaaggcaggtaagtccctggcatagcaattacagtaccctgtcatgagcacttatgtggcacctcccagaatggaaacagatcagataatcctagaccctgagtatcccGACGGGTATGTATTGATAGGATCGACGCACCGATATAGTGTCGGGCCCGAatcggtaaaattccttaaaaataaatcatcttggtttgcttggtcacattttgatatgactggaattagtgctgatataattactcataagctcaatgttgacccatcttttaagcctgtacagcagaaaagacgcaaatttgcagctgaaagaaacaccataataaatgaagaagtagaaaaactcttggacatagggatgatcagggaagtaatgtaccctgaatggctggctaacgtagtcgttgtgcagaaaaagaatggaaagtggagagtctgtgtagactacactgacctgaacaaagcctgtcctaaagatccattcgccctgcctcatattgatgccatggtagacgccacagcaggccacgaaatgttaacattcatggatgcttccagtggattcaatcagataaagatgcaccctactgaccagttgagtaatgcattcattacagaccgaggcatatactgttacactaccatgcctttcggcctgaagaatgcagaggcaacgtaccagcgcctggtcaacatgatgtttaaagagaaGATAGGAGACATTATAGAAGTAtatatagacgacatggtggtgaaatccaaaaatgcagaagaccatgtgaagcatctagaaatagcatttgagatattagaaaaatataacatgaaactaaaccctgcaaagtgccactttggagtctctgcaggcaaatttctcggatatatggtcacaaagagaggcatagaagccagccctgaacagataaaggctatcctggaactacagtcacccaagtctgtcaaagatATCAAAAAATTGagaggccgggtagctgccctgaaccgctttatatcaagatcctctgaaagatgcaaaacattctataacctcctcaggaagaataaacaattccagtggacggatgagcatgaggcagcctttcaggatctaaaatcctatttatcatctccacccttactggctaaaccagaaaagagagaacctttgtcagtatacctatctcATCACGACACAAAGAATGATCGTGTGATCTGGTGAAAGAGCGGGACGGCAAagaacatccagtctactatgtaagtaaaagcctgctagaagctgagttgaggtatggactacttgaaaaatatgttttagctttaattatgtcatgtaccaagctgagaccctattttgaaagtcatcccattatagtcaggaccaatttacccataaaatctgtcctgcgtAAGCCTGAACTTTTAGGCGGGATGGctaaatggtcagtacagattagcacg
Protein-coding sequences here:
- the LOC141621959 gene encoding protein unc-13 homolog; protein product: MGLHTRHESHPLPSSSRHVGTTSCITSMNMSSLLSPRASASPQCPAELEPDPDLSWPFGKLDGVDKHDIRETAYEVFFTSCRSSPGFGGRNALAFYSSHDHHNNNGDNNNNGPTSPGSPGSGRGTGVGMVTNSRIKRALGLRTLKRVPSRRSSLGGGVGLGSSSSNTGGGPSSPNSNYGHAFGHIGHSHGGGSPGISFTVPSRTARRPLTSAEIMRVQMRVTEPSDNRLRKTLMRTLVGQMGRRAETIILPLELLRHLKPSEFRDHAEYHFWQKRQLKILETGLILNPSIPLEQPNISVNKLRDIMRANEDKPIDTSKNSDTMKQLCNCILSLAWRGANGNATDVCHWADGYPLNLHLYVALLQSIFDHKDETAVLDEVDELMELMKKTWTTLGINRSIHNVCFIYVLFQQYVLTGQTEQDLLCATLTLLVEVAIDAKRSSERDSIYVKTLASVLSSIIGWSEKKMLSYHDAFPKGNIGIMENLLPLVLQARKILDEDVSATIAARQDEGEEKTNTLEPSGDRVEFYIRSSVRTAFTKMAESMNIASMQLEGEKEVSEALIVLAQGTEELAAKEKESYSNTLKRWHSVSAAIASVTLHSCYGAVLQRYLTGISMLSTETINVLYRAGRLEKILVQMIVEDTVECEDGGKSIVREMVPYEVDSVIIRLLRKWIEERLRKGKDCVQRAKETETWNPKSKAEPFAHSAVELMKIAKQTIDDFFEIPIGLSDDLVQNLADGLERVIREYSSFVASCGTKQSYVPTLPPLTRCSRDSKFAKLWKRAGCNVGMNDLHHYMAALEGHHARPSTSRGTQRLYIRLNTLHYLLSHLNSLDKALALSPRVNPTTQKRYPNTRRNLGTSTSYFELARASMQGAIQHVAEVSAYRLIFLDSNSVLYESLYVFNVSNSRVRPALRILKQNLTLLGAILIDHAQPLAVKEVMKAAFEAYLMVLLAGGSTRTYCRSDFDMLLEDFESLKRVFCTSGVGLIAEEDVEKEAEVVQGVVQLMGQSTEQLVEDFSIVACEKSGFGMNAAGKKLPMPPTTGRWNRSDPNTILRVLCHRNDRGANLFLKRTFQLPKRR